Sequence from the Rhodococcus pseudokoreensis genome:
AACATCAGCAGCCAAAGCGACCCGTCGCACCACCTTCGACCAGCTCCACAAGCTCAGTGGTTCACCGTAATTGCGCCGTGACTCGGACAAGAACAGCGGTCCCCGGGCGCGGCTGATCCCGGCCCGGTGCGCGAGGTAGCCCGACAGCAGCACCCCGGTCGCCGCCGAGTACGGCACCACCCGCCCCCGACGGGTCTTGGTCGTCTCCGCCCGCACCCGCAGCGTGCGGTGCGCGGGATCGAGATCGTCGGTGCGCAGCGAGCACAGCTCTTCACGGCGCAGCGCCGAGTCGTAGGCCAGCGCCAGCATCAGCCGGTTACGGATCGGCTCGAGCCGGAACGCGTCAAGCAGCTGGAACCACTCGGCCTCGCCGGGGATCCAGGGCAACTTGACCATCCGCGGGACCAGCGGCCGGGACTGCCCACCGAAGTACCGGCCCGGCGTGTAACGCCCGCGACCGACCGGGTTGGACTCGCGCACGCCCTCCTCGACCAGGAAGTCGTAGAACAACCGCACCGGAACCAGCCGCTGCTGCAGCGTCGCGTTCGCCAGACCCGAACCCGAGTCCAACGCGACAACGTTGGTACCGCGTCGGCTCGGGCGAGTCCGCAACTCCCTTACAAACAGGGCGATTTGGGCCCGGGTGGCAACAATCGGGTCGATGCCCTCGCGATCGCAGACCAGCAGATACTCGGCCAGGCCACGCGCATACGCGTCGATCGTGCGAGGCGCCCGCCCCAGATCGGTCCAGATCCGCAACCACTCGGCCGCCCGCTCGTGCCGGCACAGCACCGGCCACTTCTCCTCCAAGTTCATCGACACAGTCAACAGGGCCCCTCAGCTCGTGGTGACACCGCGGGACGAACAACCCGCCCCCGGCGTGATTCCACGTAACTAATAGGTAGAGCTTGCCCTCATCGGTCCAGTGCTCGGTGGGGGCACCTCCCTGCACGTAGTGCTTGGGGGAATGTCGGTCAACCACAACCGGTCGGGCTGCTGGGCGCTGAACTGCCGCCTGACGAGGTCGTCATGGACCGGTGGCCCGGAGCGGCGATGAAGTCCTCGCTTCTTGGCGAACACCGAGAAGATCCGCTGCTGCGAACACAGCCGGTGGACGCGGTTCTCGCCGGCGACGATGCCGTGGGTGGGTAGTTCGTCGGCGATGAACCGGTATCCGAATTCCGGATCGCCGGCGTGGATATCGAGTGCGGCGTTGATCAGATGGGCATCGTCCCAGTCCCGTCGGGACACGGGATCGGTGTTCCACTTGTAGAACGCTTGCCGGGAGAATCCCAGCACCCGGCAGGTCACCGCGACGGCGATACCGTCGGCGGCGAGTTCACGGACCAGCGGGAACATCATTTTGTGCCCCTATGCTGTTCGTCAAGCAGCTGAGGGTCGCGGGTGGGCTTGATAGATGGTGCCGTCGCGGAGCATTGCGAAGAGGACGTCGCAGCGGCGACGTGCGAGTGCGACGAGAGCTTGGTTGTAGCTTTTGCCCTGGGCTCGTTTGCGGTCGTAGTAGTCGCGTGAGTCCGGGTCTTGCAGGGCTGCGAACGCGGACAGATAGAGCACGCGTTTGAGTTTCTTGTTGCCGCGTCGCGATCGGTGCTCACCGCGGATCGAGGACCCGGATCGGCGGGTGACCGGTGCGAGGCCGGCGTAGGCGGCGAGGTGGCCGGCGGTGGCGAAGTGCTTGCCGGAGGTTTCGGTGATGATGCGGGCGGTGGTCCTGATCCCGACTCCGGGCATCGAGGTCAGCACCGGGTAAAGAGGGTGCGCTTCGACCAGCGCTTCGACTTTGGCTACGACGTCGGATCGTTGCCGCTGCAATGATGAAAGTTGCTCTGCAAGTTTCGGAATGACGGTCTCGGCAGCACTGGTTCCGATGACGACCACGTTCTGTTCGGAGATAGCGGTGGTGATGTCGCCGGCCAGTCTTGCTCCCATGCGTGGGGCCTTCTTGCTCAGCCGTGTCGCGAGGCGGGCGTATCCGAGCCGGCGGATCTGAGCTGGGGTCGGGTAGTGCTCGAGCAGGTCGAGGATGGCAGGGTGGGCGATGTGCCGACCGATGGCGCGTTCGAGTGCGGGATGGATCTGGGTGAGCAAGCCGTGCAGTCGGTTGCTGGTGGCCGTGATCTGCATGGCGAGGTCGTCGTCGAATCCGCTGAGGATCGACAGTTCGGCGACCTGTGTGTCCGTCGCCTTCAGGTTTCGGATCGCGTGTGGCAGCGTGCGTGCCGCGTCGGCGATGATCGCGGCGTCTTTCTTGTCGGTCTTCGCTTCACCGGGGTAGAGGTCGGCGATGCGTCGCATCGCCAGTCCTGGGAGGTAGCCGACGGCGATCCCCATGTCTTGGGCAACTGCGACGGCCAGCGCACCGATGGTGGCGGGTTGATCGACGACGAGGATAGTCGGACCGTACTGGGTGAGTGTGTCGATCAGTTCGCGGAGGCGGGTTTCGTCGTTGGGTAGTGTCCGGTCGAATAAAATGGTGCCACTGCGGGATACGGCGACAGCGTGGTGTTGTCCCTTGCCTACGTCGACGCCGAGGAAGACTTCGATTTGTTCGTGTGTCGGGACTGTCATCGCATCCTCTCGTGGGAAAGAGATGTGGTGCACTGCTGGGTGTGGCGAGTGAGTCTCGGCATCCACGTTACGACGGCCTGTATGTGCGGGTCCGGCCCCTATCAGCGATCACTCATCGCCTGTCCACCTCGGTGACATCACAAAATTGATCATTGTGCGACAGGTTGACGTAGTCATGCCGAGGTGTCCAGTTCAGTGGTCGGAAGCGGGTTGTTTCCGACTACGAAAAGGGTAACGGGTTGACGTCCCTCGATAGGTAGGCCACCGCCCGGCGCATCACCTCCGCTTCCTGTTCGAGCAGCCGGATACGTTTGCGGGCCTCGCGGAGCTCGTCGGATTCGTCTCGTGTGAGGCCCGGTCGGGTGCCGTCCTCGATGTCGGCCTTGCGCAGCCAGTTCTTCAGGCCAGTCTCGGAGATCCCGAAATCTTTCGCGATCTGCTCCAGCGGGGCTTCGCGTTTGCGGGCCACGGCGACGACGTCGCGGCGGAACTCTTCCGGGTACGGCTTTGGCATGTCGATCATCCTTCCACCGTGAGGGCAGATCCCTCACAGGTCAGGTGTCAACCAGAGCCGGGGCAGTCCCAACACGTCACATCCCGGGTGAAATCCGCCGAAAGCATCCTGCACAAGGCGCAGCGCATACAGTGCCCCCTCACGGTCGAGGACATCCGCAAGAACATCCTCGACATTGCGGGTGTGCGGATCATCTGCAGCTTCATTTCGGACACGTACCGGATCGCTGCCCTACTTGCCGGGCAGGCGGACGTCACCGTGGTCGAGGTCGAGGACTACATCGCCAAGCCAAAACCGAACGGTTACAAGAGCCTGCACATAACGGTCGAGGTCCCCGGTTTTCATGAGCAGCGGGGTTCAGCGGGTGCCGATCGAGCTGCAGATCCGGACGATCGCGATGGATTTCTGGGCGCGCCTCTCACCGGGTCTCGGTACGTGAGTAGCGTGCCCGCTCACTGCACGCAGTACCTGAAACTCCCCGGGAAACATGCCGTCCCGACTGCGGAGAGGCCGAGACGACGCGGGAGGGCCGGAGATCGGACCCTGATATGGTGGTCTCACGCACACGCACACGCACACGCAGACCAATGACATGTGGCGTGCTTCGAGATTAATTCAGGTTTCGATGGGCCTTTTCCGATCCTGTACGACAATCGGAAGAGAGAGCAGCCCCCATGATGTCTTGCGCCCGAATAGCTGTCACGCGACAGTGCTACTCCGCGATGTGGGTGCGGGTCGGTTGGTCGAGTTTCCGACGCAACATCTTCAACCCTCAGCCAGCGGAGAGCATGGCGGAGGGTGAGGTGATGCTCCAGAAGGGCTTCAACTCTTACGCTTTCGAATGAACTGAGTCGACTCGAGGGCCTTCGCTCGCTTCTCCGCCCGGCGCCCCTTGAGGGCACGTGCAAACTGTTTCGAACTCTTGACGGCAGACTTGTCAGCCATTGTCGGTCCTGTCCGAATCGGCAACCGCAAACTAACCTCGACCATACCCAACAAAAGAAGTAAGTCCAGTTCAGAGGCAGATGCGAGGAACCGACACGTCTACGAACCTACACTAAAAGGTCAGTTTCGGTTCTGCCCCGACGTGACGACGGGGTCGGCTGGAACGTCATCACCGGGCTGTTCCGTCCGAGATGCCCTGCGCCTCTTCCACGCCCGCCCCGATCATCTTCGATAGTCACGTAGAGGCGGTTCGAGATCCCAAGACGCGCAGAAAATGTCACGGCGTTTGCCTATTCCCTACCGATGGCTATGGTGCAGGGCAGGCATCAACGGCATCTACTGGAGGGCTGAAATGTGAGTGCGGCTACCGATCGTCAATGGGCGGTTCGTGACGCTGTTCTGCGTTGGCTTCTTGCAAAGACAACGGAGGGCTATCTCAGCCCGATTGTGGACGCGGATGCCATCGGAGAAGAAGTCGGTTGGGCGGCCTCGGCGCTCACCCCCGACGAAGTGTCCGACGCCGCGAACCATCTCTACAAAGAAGGGTATGCGACCGGCATGCCGGTAAGGGGTATCGGGATTCCCCGCCCGAGGCTGACTCTTGTCGGACGTCGTGCGGCCAAGACAGGCACACCCCTACGATCCGAGGTCGACGCTCGTGAGGCAAAGTCGCGCAAGCGGCTGATCTCTTCCGGTGGCGAGGTTGTGAGTTAGGCACGGCTCCGCCTGACATTCGACGACAATGTGCGAGTACGGGTTTGGGGTTCACCTCCTGCGGAGATTCAGCCTACTCGCTTCTGTTGGCGAAGCGCGAGCTGATGATCATGCCGAAGCGGCAAGGACGAGAACCTCCTTCACACGGCCGTCGTCTGAGTCTGAGTGGTGTCGACGACACAATGGACAACCCGGTGCGGAATCACTGGCGGTGATCGACCGATGATGCGTCGGCGTGGTCCCGGTGAGCCTGGCTATGGTCGGCCGGGTTTCGGCCGGTACAGATTGGCTGCGCCGTACCGACTCGCCCGCGCCCCAACCTGGACTTGCTGCTTCCCAGTACACATCTGATCGTGCCGTGATGTCCGCGGAACGCTCACGCGGTCTCCTCTCACTGCCCGGGCCGTGCTGATCGACAGGCCCGATCCGGGGTCTCCACGATTCGACGATGCCAGATGCGGTGAAAGAGGAAGCGTCCGGGCAAGCAGGGCGATCCTTGCGGCAGAAATTGATTGCCGTAGCGAACCCGACTTGATGTGGGGTCAAGTGGGGGCGAACGCTCGCATGGAGATGCCGAGGTAGATCACCATGAAGGTCAGTAGTGCCCATCCTGCGCCATGCCAGATCGGCCAGGTGCCACCCCGTCGCCATACCTGGTAGGCGCGGACGAAGGCCCCGAGTCCGCCGAGAAGGAGGATGGCGGTGGGTCCGAAGACCAGAACGTATCGGTCGGGACTGGCGCACACCAGAAATTGCGCGTCCGCGCATTCGTCTCGGTTCGCCGCTGCCCAGGCGACGGTGATCGCCATGAGCAGCAAGGCGACACCGACGACCGCGCCTGCATACAGGCCCGCTCGGCGAAACGTGGCCTTGTCGGACCATCTCTTCTCGACGTCGTTGGTCACGGATCTGCGTCCGCGCTCATCCGTCGACGCGGTCCGTTGGCCCTTGATGGCCCGATGCGCGGGCGCAGTGGGCGCAGCAGTACATCTGCTCGTCTACTTCGACACCGTGGCCGAGGATACGGCATCCGCAGTGACCGCACTGGGGTGCCATGTTCTGGGCTGCGCATTCGAAGCTGTCGAATATCGCCGACCGATCACCGCGGGTGACGGTGAAGGTCTTGTCGTACTCGTTGCCGCAGGTCTCGCAGGTGCCCATTTGACATCAGCCCCTCGTCGCAGTGGTGAGTCTTCGCTGGTTGTCGTCAGTTCGGGCTGCGGATCCGTGCTGTGGCGGCAGCCCGAGCATTAACCTCCGATCGAACCTTCCTGCAGGAATACCCGGGCCGCCGTGCGGTAAACGGGGTCCGTCGGAACCTACCGCGTCCCCACTTTCAGCCGGTGGTGTGTCAGCAGGGGAGCCGTGAGAATTGTTGTCACCGCCCGGATGGCGGTCTTTGCGGCTGATGGTGGTGTCGACGGACGGCCGGGACGGCATCGTGGCGGTCTGCCCTGCTGATTCCGGCTGTGCACGCTGGGCTGTCAGCTGCTCGGATCCGGTTCCACCACAATGACCCCGCAACTCGGCGCCGATCTCCAACCCTCCAGTGGGCGCGGGCCGATACGTGTATCGCACTCCGCCGATCGGCTGAATATCGCGACGAAACACAGCTGGTGGGCCCACTACGGCCCGTCTGATCGGGGTCGACTCGGACTGGCCTGGCACCAGGTCTCTGTCCGGGCGGTGACCAGGGCCGGATTAGTTCGTGCATCTTCGGTGTTGAACTAATCAGTAGAGCCGTCACCGCCCCGACGGAGAACGCACCGATGAACTCCTCACGAGGGAGCGAGCCCGACCGATCCGACCTGGATCAGGACACATCGGAGCGGGAAGGAGTGGTCATGACCAGGCGGTCAATCGTAAGCCGTGATCCCGAAATCTGTCTGTCCACGTATCTGCCACATGATGTCTCCCGAAGCGTGCTCGGCCACCGACGGGCCACGATGGTCTTCGACATCACCGGTCACGGTCGGTGGACGGTGCGGATCGACGAAGGCGCCGTCACCCACTCCCGCGGTGCCGTCTCTCATCCGACCTGCACCGTGCGGACGGACGCGAGCACCCTGTGTGATCTGCTGACCGGCCGGATCAGTGTCGTCGATGGCTTCTTGTCCGGCGATCTCGACGTTCGCGGCAGTATGACGACGATACTGACGGTCGGCGGCACCCTCGCACCCAATGCCGAGTTGTCCACCCGCGCCCACGGCCGAGAGACCAGCGCGTACGGGGTGCCCACCGGTTACCTCGAAGCCGGCGACCCGGAGAAGCCGCCGGTGATTCTGCTGCACGGCCTCGGCGCCAACAATTCTTCGATGCTGCCCGTGCTAGCTGCACTCGCACCCGATCACCGGGTGATTTGTCCTGATCTGCCCGGTTTCGGATCCTCCGCGGCCCCGGCATGGCGGTACACCCCACACCAGCTGTATCGATGGCTCAATGCCTTTCTGGACGCAGTCGATGCTCGCGGTGCCGCGGTGATCGGGCACTCTCTCGGTGGCCGCGTCGCCCTCGAACTCGCCCTGCGCGACCCGGACGCCATCACCGGGTTGGTGCTGCTGTGTCCGGCGATGGCGTTCCGTCGTCGCCGACTGACCACGCTTGCCCGACTGCTTCCCGCCGACTTGGCTCGCCTTCCCCTCGCTGTGCCGTCGTGGCTGCTGCACACTGCTGCCCGTAGCGGACTTCGAGCACTGTTCGCGGACCCGGACAAGGTGCCTCGGCACTGGTACGAGGCCGCAGCCGACGAATGGGAACTATCCCTGCGACACGCCACGCGGCGCCGTGCGCTGTGGTCCGCACTGCTGGGCCTCTACCTCGACGAACCCTTCGGTGAGACCGGACTCTGGGATCGAATTGCGGCGTTGGAGCCGCCCGCATTGTTCCTCTGGGGCGACGCAGACCCCCTCGTCCCCGCGAGGTTCGCTCGCCACCTCAGCGCTGTCCTCCCGGGAGCCAAATCAGTCATCCTCCCGAACTGTGGACACGTGCCGCAGTTCGAGTTGCCCGAGAAGACCCTCCACCTGATCTGTGAGCATCTCACCGCCACCGGAGATCAGCGTGAGGTCCGACTGCGACAACGGACACGGACACGGGCACGGGCACGGACACGGACACGGACCAGCGCTACATCCCGACATCGATGCCGATCAGCCGGCTCGAACACCGGCCGCACGGCCTGAACCGGGCGGGACGGAACTCGCGACGCGCGCGGCCCCCCGCACCGACGGTGTGAGTGACGCGTTGCCAAGGGTGTTGTTCGAGTACTGCACATTTCGATGCCCCGGGTGTGCGATCTCCGATAGCCGAACGCCGCGCCGGAGTGGGAACGCACGTGTCTCCATGCCGTTCCGCTCGCTGCATTGGGAGATTCCTTGACTGCGTCGAGGCTGGCGAGTTACGCGGGCAACGGGCGCCCCTGGGAGTTCGTTCGCCATGTCTGTGGGCGGTGTGTGGGCGCCCGCCAGTGCGGGTACCCACCCGACGGGCGGGCGACCGGGAAATGCGATGCAGTGCACCTGTCCTCATCAGGCGACTAGTGAAGGACACGTAATTCGAGCAGGCCCCTGTGTGGACGCCGACGTCGCCGCATTCGTGACCCGTAGCGACGACTTCGAGTTGGAGACCCGGTGGCCGCTGTTCACCAAAGCAGCACTCGCCGCGGGGGTGCGCAGCATGCTCTTGTTCCGGCTCTACACCCGTGCCGACCATTCTGGGGACCTTGAACCTGTCCGCCTTCGCACCGAACACCTTCGACAGCGAATCCGAATCCATCGGGGAGGTGCTCGCTGCCCCGCGGCCATCGCGATCACCGCCGGCCGCACGAAGCTCAATTCCGGTCCGCGCTCGCAAGCCGGGACATCATCGGTCAGGCCAAGGGCAGGCTGATGGAACGCTTCGACATCCCCGCTGATCGTGCATTCGAGATGCTCGCCGGACTGTCCCCGGACACCAACACCCCATGGGCGGCGGTCGCCACCCGCATCGTCGAAGCCGGACCCGATCGACGAGCGAGCCACACGAGCGCAAGCACACACCGCGGGCAAGGACAGCATCAGTCGGCGTTGGTGGTCGCCCGCGGCCGCTGGCACCATCGAGTCATGCGCAGACTGCGATGGCCCGCGGCGCCGGCGACCGGGGGCGTGCGAGTGCACGGCCCCGCGGTGCTCGCTGCCCAGCACAATCTCACCATTCACCTGGTCGAGATTTTGCCTTCCCCGACGGTGTGGAGGTGCGACTGACGGTGACCGCCACCGGAGTCTGCGCCGTGCTCGCCCGGCGAGCAGACCTACGCCGAGCATGCCGACCCCGAGGGCGAGGTGCAGCCAAGTGTCGGCGGTGTTGACGGGGACGAAGGTCGCGGCGCTGTCCTGGTCGATGACCAGACCGTAGATCCACGGGATCAGATGACACCGCCGCCGAGAAGGAACAGCTTCGTGGTCCTCGCC
This genomic interval carries:
- a CDS encoding tyrosine-type recombinase/integrase — its product is MNLEEKWPVLCRHERAAEWLRIWTDLGRAPRTIDAYARGLAEYLLVCDREGIDPIVATRAQIALFVRELRTRPSRRGTNVVALDSGSGLANATLQQRLVPVRLFYDFLVEEGVRESNPVGRGRYTPGRYFGGQSRPLVPRMVKLPWIPGEAEWFQLLDAFRLEPIRNRLMLALAYDSALRREELCSLRTDDLDPAHRTLRVRAETTKTRRGRVVPYSAATGVLLSGYLAHRAGISRARGPLFLSESRRNYGEPLSLWSWSKVVRRVALAADVPQFSTHTTRHLCLTDLARMGWELHAIATFAGHRSTESTLTYIHLSGRDLAEKLNRSMTHLHAQRISMLTAADADGTGPA
- a CDS encoding IS110 family transposase, which encodes MTVPTHEQIEVFLGVDVGKGQHHAVAVSRSGTILFDRTLPNDETRLRELIDTLTQYGPTILVVDQPATIGALAVAVAQDMGIAVGYLPGLAMRRIADLYPGEAKTDKKDAAIIADAARTLPHAIRNLKATDTQVAELSILSGFDDDLAMQITATSNRLHGLLTQIHPALERAIGRHIAHPAILDLLEHYPTPAQIRRLGYARLATRLSKKAPRMGARLAGDITTAISEQNVVVIGTSAAETVIPKLAEQLSSLQRQRSDVVAKVEALVEAHPLYPVLTSMPGVGIRTTARIITETSGKHFATAGHLAAYAGLAPVTRRSGSSIRGEHRSRRGNKKLKRVLYLSAFAALQDPDSRDYYDRKRAQGKSYNQALVALARRRCDVLFAMLRDGTIYQAHPRPSAA
- a CDS encoding serine recombinase; translation: MSAATDRQWAVRDAVLRWLLAKTTEGYLSPIVDADAIGEEVGWAASALTPDEVSDAANHLYKEGYATGMPVRGIGIPRPRLTLVGRRAAKTGTPLRSEVDAREAKSRKRLISSGGEVVS
- a CDS encoding alpha/beta fold hydrolase is translated as MTRRSIVSRDPEICLSTYLPHDVSRSVLGHRRATMVFDITGHGRWTVRIDEGAVTHSRGAVSHPTCTVRTDASTLCDLLTGRISVVDGFLSGDLDVRGSMTTILTVGGTLAPNAELSTRAHGRETSAYGVPTGYLEAGDPEKPPVILLHGLGANNSSMLPVLAALAPDHRVICPDLPGFGSSAAPAWRYTPHQLYRWLNAFLDAVDARGAAVIGHSLGGRVALELALRDPDAITGLVLLCPAMAFRRRRLTTLARLLPADLARLPLAVPSWLLHTAARSGLRALFADPDKVPRHWYEAAADEWELSLRHATRRRALWSALLGLYLDEPFGETGLWDRIAALEPPALFLWGDADPLVPARFARHLSAVLPGAKSVILPNCGHVPQFELPEKTLHLICEHLTATGDQREVRLRQRTRTRARARTRTRTSATSRHRCRSAGSNTGRTA